A single window of Oncorhynchus keta strain PuntledgeMale-10-30-2019 unplaced genomic scaffold, Oket_V2 Un_contig_15955_pilon_pilon, whole genome shotgun sequence DNA harbors:
- the LOC127919183 gene encoding homeobox protein Nkx-2.3-like: protein MLLSGFHFLDAREQDLDGMMLPSPLTSTPFSVKDILKLEQLEQQQRQRSQQHQSRHLDPLQIQHLSHTQQHLVHPDSTQQQQTQSQHFQAPPSCMLASAVDSPPFSDGEDNMAYLSSLAAQDGHGEASLSPEMFVHPGMGHLIDPKLEVNLEDQENKSCGVVSKPLEGEDSGQGDSDRPAKQRTRRKPRVLFSQAQVFELERRFKQQRYLSAPEREHLASTLKLTSTQVKIWFQNRRYKCKRQRQDKSLELAGHHHPPPPRRVAVPVLVRDGKPCLGGTQNYNTPYGSNPYSYNGYPAYTYNNPAYNSNYSCTYTSIPTLPPTTTANPFMAMNLGNIGGLSASPQPQTHQGTAVTTCQGSLQGIRAW from the exons ATGTTACTCAGCGGGTTCCATTTCCTTGATGCGCGCGAGCAGGACCTCGATGGCATGATGCTCCCGAGCCCGCTCACTTCCACGCCGTTCTCAGTCAAGGATATTCTGAAACTCGAACAGCTAGAGCAGCAGCAGAGGCAGCGATCTCAACAGCACCAATCTCGACATCTGGACCCGCTACAGATCCAACACCTGTCCCACACCCAACAACACTTAGTACACCCGGACTCGACCCAGCAACAGCAGACCCAGTCCCAGCACTTCCAGGCGCCACCGTCCTGTATGCTTGCTTCAGCGGTCGACAGCCCTCCGTTCTCGGACGGGGAAGACAACATGGCTTACCTGAGTTCTCTGGCGGCCCAGGACGGGCATGGAGAGGCCAGTCTGTCCCCGGAGATGTTCGTCCATCCCGGGATGGGTCACCTGATCGACCCGAAGCTGGAGGTAAACCTGGAGGATCAGGAAAACA AGAGCTGTGGCGTGGTGTCCAAGCcgctggagggagaggacagcGGCCAGGGGGACTCGGATCGGCCGGCCAAGCAGAGAACCAGACGGAAACCCCGGGTCCTCTTCTCCCAAGCCCAGGTGTTCGAGTTAGAGCGACGCTTCAAGCAGCAGCGGTACCTGTCCGCTCCTGAACGAGAACACCTGGCGAGCACTCTCAAACTCACCTCCACGCAGGTCAAAATCTGGTTCCAGAACCGACGGTACAAGTGTAAGCGGCAGCGGCAGGACAAGTCCCTGGAGCTGGCAGGACACCACCACCCTCCCCCGCCAAGACGAGTCGCGGTGCCGGTCCTGGTCCGGGATGGGAAGCCCTGTCTGGGCGGGACTCAGAACTACAATACTCCGTACGGGTCGAACCCCTATAGTTACAACGGATACCCGGCCTACACGTACAACAACCCGGCATAcaacagcaattacagctgtactTACACCAGTATCCCTACTCTCCCGCCAACCACCACGGCTAACCCCTTCATGGCCATGAACTTGGGGAACATTGGGGGGCTTAGCGCCTCTCCACAGCCCCAAACGCACCAAGGGACAGCGGTCACGACATGTCAGGGCTCACTGCAAGGGATCCGGGCCTGGTAG